The genomic segment AGTAGATCGCCTGCGCGGTGTAGACCACCCGCACCTCGGTGGAGTCCACTGCCGGCCGCTGGTCCACCGGCTGGTACTGCGAGAAGCCCGTCAGGCGCGCGGCGCCCTGCCATGCCGCGTCGTCCATGACGCCGTCGACCACGAGCGAGTCGTCCACGCGTGTGGGGCGCACCGCCGGGGCGCCGCGCCCGGGGACGGCGAGTGGAGTCGCGGGAGCCTGCGACGTGGCGGCGGAGGCGAACGGCAGGGCGGCGAGCAGTCCCGCGAGCACGCGCGACATCGCGCGCGGACGGGTAGGGGTCAGCAAGAGCATGGTCCTGTGGAGTGATGGCCGATCGGCATCGCCGGCCGGAGCGGGCAAGGTAGCGGACTGCGCCGCAGTGGCGTCACCCGGTGCCGCTGTCCTTGCCCCATCTCGCGATCGGTGGCTACCTGTTCCGGGTTCGTCCGCCTGACGATGGTGTCCCACGCCCCGACTCCTGCATGCCGCTGCACCTGGACACCCCGCTCATCGCGTCGCATCCACTCAGCCGATCGGCGGGACGATCGATCTGGCTCAAGCTCGACGGACTGCAGCCACCCGGGTCGTTCAAGATCCGCGGGATCGGCCACGCCTGCGAGGTGCACCGCGCAGCCGGTGCCACCCGCTTCGTCTCCTCGTCCGGGGGGAACGCGGGCCTCGCCGTCGCCTACGCCGGCCATCGGATGGGCATCGCGGTGGTCGTGGTGGTGCCGCAGACCACCACCGAACGCGCGCTCGCGCTGCTGCGGCAGCATGGCGCCGAGGTGGTCGTGCACGGTGCGTCGTGGCAGGAGGCGAACGAACACGCGCTGTCGCTGGTGGGGCCGGCGGACGCGTTCATCCATCCGTTCGACGACCCGCTCCTCTGGGACGGCCACGCCACGCTGATCGACGAGGTGGCCGCGGCGGGACTGCGACCGGATGCGGTCGTGCTCTGCGTGGGTGGCGGCGGGCTGCTCTGCGGGGTGGCCGAGGGGCTGCAGCGGAACGGGATGGCGGCCGTGCCGATCCTCGCGGTCGAGACCGAGGGGGCCGCGTCGCTGCACGATGCGATGCGCGCCGGCGAGCTGGTCACGCTCGATCGCATCGCCACCGTCGCCACGTCGCTCGGCGCCCGCCGTGTGGCCGCCCGCGCGCTGGCGTGGACACGGGAGCGGACGGTGCACAGCCTGCTCGTGTCCGACGCGAGCGCGCTGCGCGCCTGCGAACGCTTCCTCGACGACCACCGGATGCTGGTGGAGCCGGCGTGTGGTGCGAGCCTCGCGCTGGCCTATGACCACGCCGAGCAGCTGGCCCCGTATGGCACCGTGCTGATCATCGCCTGTGGTGGAGCGACGGCCACGATCGACCAGATCCGGGCGTGGTCGGCGGCCGGCGCGTGACGCGGCCGACGGCGTTTCCCCGGCCCTAGCGTCCGAGCAGGCGCTTCAACTGCGCGATCTGTCCCACGTGGTACGCGTCATGCTGCGCCAGGCCCACCAGCATCTCGCCGAACGTGACACCGGTGCCAAGCGCTGGTTCGCGTGTCTTCCCGACGGCGCGCTGCAGGCGCTGCGCCGGCATGGTGGCCACCGTGTCGGCCACCCGGGCGTGTGCGCGCGTCAGCGCCGCCTTCGCGGCACGCCAGGCGGCGTCCGTCGGTGCGGGCACCGGTGGCCAGTCGCCGCGCGCGGGCGTTGCCGGTGCGGCACCATCCAGCCGCCGCTGCACCTCCTCCGTCCACGCCGTCATGTGCAGCACCAGCTGCCAGATGGAGTGACCACCCGGAATGGGCGTGGCGGCGGCGTCGGCGGCGGACACGCCGCGCAGCATGCGGGTCCGTGAGGTCCCGTACCATGGGTCGCCGTCGTGACCGGCGATGTACTGGGTCAGCAATGGGGATGGCATGCCGGAATCTGTGCCGACGGGTCACCGTCTGGCGAGGGTCTGCCGGCGTGCCGCCTGCCGGTGCTCACCGTGGTGCTGCGACGGTCAGGCCAACCCTGCGGCCGCCCACGTCGTCGCGTTGAAGCCGGCCAGGATCCGCGTGCCCGTATCCAGCAGCGGACGCTTGATGAAGTTGGTGTTCGCGAGGATCAGGTCCCGCGCCGCCGCCGGCGTGAGCGCGGCCTGTTGCCGTGGCGGGAGCTCCCGGTACGCGGTCGAGTTCCGGTTGAACACCACCTCCCAGCCGGCACGATCGAACCAGTCCTGCACCGTCGCCGCGTCCAGCGCGTCACGTCGGTAGTCGATGAAGGTGTAGGCGATGCCGGCGGCATCGAGCCACTTCATCGCGTTGCGGACCATGTCGCAGGACCGGAAACCGTAGAGGCGCATGCGGAGTAGTGACGGGACCAGGCGTGAACCGGGACCGAATGATATCGCGGCGCGGCTGGCCTGTTGGAGTCCTGGTGGCCGAACCTCTGCGCGCCCGGTGGTGCGGTCTCCCGCGGGCGACTCTGGTCGCACCGCCAGCATTGCGATGTCGTTGACACGACTGTGGGCATCGCGCTATTCAGCTTGCCCCCGCACCGGAGCCGCCCGCATGACCGACCTCACCTTCGCGACCGCACAAGCCGACACGCGCCGCGCCTACCTCTGCGGCGCACCGGGTGTGCTAACGTCGGGGCTCGTCTGGCTCGCCGCCGCCGGTACGGCGGCACTGGTCTCCAGTGACAGGGCAGTGCTCGTGCTCCTCCTCGGCGGCGCACTGATCTTTCCCGTCAGCCTGGTGGTCACCAAGCTGCTCGGCGCGAGCGGGAAGCACGCGGCCGGCAATGCGCTCGGCGGTCTCGCCGGAGAGAGCACGGTCTGGCTCATCACAGGGTGCATCATCGCCTACGGTGCGCACCTGCTGCGCGGGTCCTGGTTCTTCCCGGTGATGCTGCTGGTGATCGGCTCGCGCTACTTCGCCTTCCAGACCGTGTATGGCATGCGCACCTACTGGGTGCTCGGCGCGCTGCTGTGGGGGGCGGGCATGGCCATCGCGATGGCGAACGGGCCGGCCGTGGCAGGCGCGCTGGCCGGTGCCGTCATCGAACTTGTCGTCGCAGGCGTGCTCTTCGTGCAGGCGCGACGGCGGAGCGCGTGATGTCGTCGACGCGCCCTTCAAGGGGACGGAGATCTTGAACGGCGTTCAAGGGGACGAGTTCAAGGGGACGGAGATCTTGAACGGCGTTCAAGGGGACGAGTTCAAGGGGACGGAGATCTTGAACGGCGTTCAAGGGGACGAGTTCAAGGGGACGGAGATCTTGAACGGGTCCCCTTGATGCGTCCGGAGTTCAAGATCTCCGTCCCCTTGAAACTCCCGAGCCTCGCTGCCTGCGATAGCTTGCAGCCGTGTCCACCACCTGGTCCGCCTTCGCGATCACCGCTCCCGGCATCGCCCCCGTCACCGCCGCGGAGCTCGACGCGCTCGGCCTCCCGCACGAGGCACCCACGCCCGACGGCGTGGCGTTCCCGGCCGACTTCCGCACCATCGCGCTGACCAACCTCTGGCTCCGCACGGCATCCCGCATCATCGTGCGGCTGGGCGAGTTCAAGGCGCAGGGGTTCGCCGACCTCGAGAAGGGTGCGTCCCGACTGCCGTGGAACCAGGTGCTGCTGCCCGGCCAGCCGATCGCCATCCGGGTGACCTGCCGCAAGTCGCGCCTGTACCACAGCGATGCCGTGGCCGAACGGGTGGCGAAGCAGGTGTCGCGGCACTTCGGCATCGATGCGCCCGTGGTGCGCCTCACCGACAGCGACGACGACGACGCCCCCACCGACGAGGCGCAGCGCATCCTCGTGCGCGTGGTGCACGACGTCTGCACCATCAGTGCCGACACGTCCGGCGAGCTGCTGCACAAGCGCGGCTACCGCCAGGCCGTGGCCAAGGCCCCGCTGCGCGAGACGGTCGCCGCGGCCTGCCTGCTGGCGTGCGACTATGACGCCGGCACCCCGTTCATCGACCCGATGTGCGGCAGCGGCACGATCCCGATCGAGGCGGCGATGATCGCGCGGAAGCAGGCCCCAGGCCGCGCCCGTCCGTTCGCGTTCGAGCACTGGCCCGGCGCCGACCGCGACGTGCTCCCCGGCCTCCGCCGCGCCACGAAGGCCGCCGGTGTCGACGTGCCGGACATCGTGATCACCGGCAGCGACCGCGATCCCGGCGCCATCCGCATGTCGCAGGAGAACGCCGTCCGCGCCGGCGTGGACGCGATGATCGACTTCCACCAGCGCTCCATCGACGCCATCGAGCCCCCCGCCGAGCAGGGCCTCTGGCTCAGCAACGCGCCCTACGGCCGCCGCGTGGGCAACAGCGATGCGCTCACCGGGCTGTTCGTGCAGGTCGGCAAGCTCGCCCGCGGCGCGTTCGCCGACTGGCGCGTGGCGCTGCTGATGGCCGAGGTCTCACACGTGAAGGCGCTGCAGTCACCGACCACCGAGATCCTCCGCACACGCGTCGGCGGGATCCAGGTGGCGCTGCACGGCATCGAGACGTAGCCGGCCGTCTTCGACGGCAAGGGCAACCACTCCATCGCCAAGACGCACGGCGGGCAACGCCCGCTTGGAACGGCAGCACTGCACGCGGTGCAGGTGTCAGGGTGACAGCACCGCGTGCCTCGCCGGCCGCGGCTCTGCACGGCGGCTGACGATCTGGGCGCGCAGCACCGTCAGCATCGGCAGGTTCGCGTCGGCCGTCGGCCACCGCTCCGCGAACGCCCCGATCGTCCGCAGCGCCTCGTCGGGACGCCCGAGCCGGGCCGTGATTCGGGCCATCGCCAGCGGTGCCAGCCGGGCCTTCTGCTGTCCCTCGAGTTCGACGGCGCCGCGCACGACGTCCTGCAGCGCGCGCCGTGCCGCCAGCGCCTCGGGCAGCGCGCCGGACTCCTCGAGCACATGGGCACGCGTGTCGACCAGGTCGGCGATCCCGTCGCCCTGGCTCTCGGCCCGGTTCGCCAGCGGGATCGCATCGCGGGCGCGACCCTGCGCAGCCAGGAGCTCGGCCTCCAGCGCCAGCGTGGCAGCCTGTTCCGCCCGGTCGGAGGCCCGCGTGCGCGCCTTTGCCGAATCCAGCAGCGGCCGCGCGAGTGCCACCTCGCCCAGTCGCAGGAGCGGCTTGCCGGTCCAGTACAACGCCTGGGGTGGAAGTCGCGACGCGCGACCCAGGCGCGACGCCACCACCAGCTGCGCCCGCGCCTCGTCGCGCCGGCCGAGGTCGAGCAACGTGCTGGCCAGCAGTGCACGGTCGCGCACCTCGCTCAGGCGCGACGTGGGCTCGGCCGCGTCGATCTCGATCGCGCGACCAAGCCGCGCCACGGCACTGGCGTACCGCCCCTCATAGAGATCCACGTAGGCCAGCGCGCGCAGCCCGCGCGCCTGCTCCGGCCCGGTCCGAATCGCGATCGCCTCGTGCACCACCCGGGCCGAGTCGCTGTGGCCGAGCAGCAGCAGCACGCGGCCCACCTGCTCGTTCTGCATCGCGCGCTGGAGGAACGCGGTGTCGCGGTCCAGCGCGGCCACGTGGGCCGCGCGCGCGCTGGCGTACTCCCCGAGCCCGACATGGATCGCGGCGACGTTGAAGTGGTCGCTGGCGCCGAGCGTCCGGTGCGCACGCAGGGTGTCGAACGCGGCCAGTGCCTCGCGTGACTCACCCGCCCGCATCAGGTCGTAGCCGAGCATGGCGTAGATGTCGTAGTCGTCCGGATACCGGATGAGGTACGCCCGGTGCAGCGATGCCGCGCGCAGCCAGTCGCCGTTGCCGCGGGCGCTGGTTGCCTCGATCAGCAGGCGCTCGCGTGGCGGCAGCCGGCTGGCCAGTGCCAGCGCGCGCGCCATGTGCGCGTCACCCTCACGCACGTCGTTGAAGATGTACGCGACGTTGGCCAGGCCGGCGCGGGCGGCCGCGAAGCCGCTGTCGAGCACCAGCGCCCCGTCATAGAGCGTGCTCGCATCGCGATACAACGCGCGATTGGCGGCGGCGTTGGCGCCGGCGTACAGGCGGAGCGCCTCGAGTGACGGCGTCGTGGCCCGCGGCAGGGGGATCGCGGCCGCCACGTCCTCGCGCGTGTCACCGAGGTCGCGCCGCAACCGGCCGGCCACCTCGTCGATCGCCTCGAGCAGCGCCTGCGGCGCCACCGTCGTGGCGTAGCTCCGCAGCACGCTGCCGCTGGACGGCTCCAGCACGCGCAACGTGACGATGCGCGTTGCCGCCGCCGGCGTCACGCCCAGGCTCACCACGTAGCGCGCGGACTCGCGCTCCGCGACCTCACCGGCCGTGGCGTCGGTGAGCGGCGCGGTGACCTGCTGGCCCATGCGGCGCAACGTCTCGGCCACCGACTTCGGGCTCACGGCATTCACGCGCGCCGACTGTTGCAGCGCGCTCTGCAGCGCGACCGCCAGGGCACGCGCCGATGCGCTGTCCGCAACCGGCACCTGCACGTCGGCAATCACGATCCGGTCACCGCGCCGCAGCGGGAGCGTTCCCCGGGGTGCCGGTGCGAGCCACGCCGCGCAGGCCGCAACGGCCAACGCGGCCGCA from the Gemmatimonadaceae bacterium genome contains:
- a CDS encoding pyridoxal-phosphate dependent enzyme, with the translated sequence MPLHLDTPLIASHPLSRSAGRSIWLKLDGLQPPGSFKIRGIGHACEVHRAAGATRFVSSSGGNAGLAVAYAGHRMGIAVVVVVPQTTTERALALLRQHGAEVVVHGASWQEANEHALSLVGPADAFIHPFDDPLLWDGHATLIDEVAAAGLRPDAVVLCVGGGGLLCGVAEGLQRNGMAAVPILAVETEGAASLHDAMRAGELVTLDRIATVATSLGARRVAARALAWTRERTVHSLLVSDASALRACERFLDDHRMLVEPACGASLALAYDHAEQLAPYGTVLIIACGGATATIDQIRAWSAAGA
- a CDS encoding DinB family protein, which encodes MPSPLLTQYIAGHDGDPWYGTSRTRMLRGVSAADAAATPIPGGHSIWQLVLHMTAWTEEVQRRLDGAAPATPARGDWPPVPAPTDAAWRAAKAALTRAHARVADTVATMPAQRLQRAVGKTREPALGTGVTFGEMLVGLAQHDAYHVGQIAQLKRLLGR
- a CDS encoding Spx/MgsR family RNA polymerase-binding regulatory protein, producing MRLYGFRSCDMVRNAMKWLDAAGIAYTFIDYRRDALDAATVQDWFDRAGWEVVFNRNSTAYRELPPRQQAALTPAAARDLILANTNFIKRPLLDTGTRILAGFNATTWAAAGLA